In Erythrobacter sp. F6033, a single genomic region encodes these proteins:
- a CDS encoding YadA-like family protein — protein sequence MKTTHLLLSASALALVGTATLAPEEAKAEECLLDTADDDEVTEFGDTDGGANGSGNNALACGPDAVATGDDATALGNSAEATGDDSTALGSNAVASRVGAVAIGGDGMDADDPNDSSVQIGAQATGNFSVALGTDTLASGFGAVAVGNASSATGNRSAALGDSSVASGLRSSAFGYQASANATDSTAVGTAASASGFGALALGNASSASGNRAVAVGDASVASGLQGTAVGYQASATGLGGVALGDGADSRNSRSIAIGAADATHISAIGIGSGATAIADQAIAIGDTVTADANRAIAIGRFAYSNGTAGIAFGNSAVTLEINGVAIGSSAFSNAAGAVSIGGSSNSEGLNSVAVGADTYANADGAIAIGDDAEGQGTASIALGASVANGQANDGSALSSNTQADGFRSTALGAGATVTSGADDAIALGTFAGSSGVGAIAIGADGADAEDTFCITLDADGITCLDEGTGPAVGAQASGNYAVALGADSSAAGSSAVAIGDQANASGLSSIALGGDGTDSDSNGAQATSSFAVAIGPDANASSVSTVALGTGALASGLTATALGERSEATATNATAVGSRASASATDSSAFGDSAEATAVGSVALGADASAQAAGSIAMGFSSGASHVGGVAVGDDADAEGTGSVALGKSSSTIDDYSIAIGERAGTAGEGAIAAGYRASVEGLGAIAIGSEIANGQNAQGDEIGERTFAEGDRSIAFGAGAITSADADDAIALGTFAGSSGVGAIAIGGDGDDAEDTFCITLDADGVTCLDEGTSLATGAQASGNYAVALGSDANASGLRSAAIGDNAAATGDFGIAIGYNSVASGNDTVAIGINAVAPANDAVALGNAALAGGADATALGAGAFAGASDATSVGSGALAIGERSIALGRAIIASGEGSIAIGSDGPDTDDPNDSSVRIGALATGDYSVALGADTEASAENTVAIGVGSSATAARSVAMGYGAAASFFDAIAIGTNAVSSGNNSVAIGESSEAIEGFSVALGAFASATEVSAVALGNGTLASEGSTVALGSRAQATAERSIAIGSLSVADVADTVSFGRAEVLDDPATSGVDESRPGITRRLTYVADGTADSDAATVGQLNAAVAGAGFASSDYVIVNSTGNPASASGSDAIAIGSQTSAGGAGSTAIGFDAWAAGDGAFAGGENADARGTASIALGSEILNGQTGDGSLVPSRTLARGNLSIALGAAATVFPGADRAIAMGTFAFASGEGAVAIGSDGTDAEETFCITFDADGVTCLVEGVGRQAGAQALGAYSVALGADSYATGGSAVAIGDNAYAFADQSIAVGRGSETRAFDAIAVGSNSFASGVGASAFGVDSEASAGTSLALGSSALANAVDAVALGSDAVATAEGATAIGFASVADVENTISVGSSSNQRRILNLADGTADSDAATVGQLNAAVAGASIPQIAIRSGAAATATGTDSIAIGINAVAREDETIAFGDGANTNAEASIAIGADASTTGSGNNIAFGLGASSTARDSVAIGSYSVANQANTISVGSAGAERRITNVADGTADTDAATIAQLNAVAASAGFASSDYVIVNSTGNPASASGSEAIAIGSQSSASATRTVALGADAFASGTGAVAIGEGAAASRSSATALGTGANAAGNSALAAGSGASVTAANSVALGTGSAASATSSVALGHGSVADVANTVSVGDAGAERRIVNVANGTANSDAATVGQVNTAIAGIAANGSTYLATNSSGTAASATGTDALALGTGTTASGSNSTAIGGDTPVENDGDGAEATGDFAIAVGNDATASGALSYALGALTEATGINSTAIGTFARATANGAVALGGSSTASGVNSMTVGQAATAAFDQSLAIGFRAFTTRANQIVIGGPSATITMPSLPTLDSNAAQSGSLFYVTVDADGNLGFTDMITSPGLTTHASPAGTSAPAIVAATQPTSAPTSVSVPATATATAPATATAPSNAPVISATSVDGGPAGVPGAGIATADASRSIQTSTPAQGGEESVAPGRPVTEIASERMPARVAMDDATQNVPEPPADVDFDAGTRQVSTPASSALAAANTPSLAPIVSQVTDAQFSQLASRVTTLEGQVDTLFDLAGTIDRDAQRGIASIAAQANPHFPSEAGKTSYASNVATYRGEVGVSLGLTHRFEGDIAITGGVTYAGGNSTAVRAGIAGEF from the coding sequence ATGAAGACCACACATCTGCTCCTTAGCGCCAGCGCTCTTGCCCTTGTTGGAACCGCCACGCTCGCGCCTGAAGAGGCCAAGGCCGAAGAATGCCTTCTCGATACCGCTGACGATGATGAGGTCACCGAGTTTGGAGATACCGATGGCGGAGCGAATGGCAGCGGCAACAATGCCTTGGCCTGCGGACCCGATGCCGTCGCCACAGGTGACGACGCAACAGCGCTTGGCAATTCTGCAGAGGCGACCGGCGACGATTCGACAGCGCTTGGCTCCAATGCTGTAGCATCAAGAGTGGGCGCAGTTGCGATCGGCGGAGACGGCATGGACGCGGACGATCCCAACGATTCGTCAGTTCAAATCGGCGCGCAGGCGACTGGCAATTTTTCCGTGGCTCTAGGAACAGACACCCTCGCCAGCGGTTTTGGCGCGGTAGCTGTTGGCAATGCCAGCAGCGCGACCGGCAATCGCTCAGCCGCTCTTGGTGATTCCAGCGTCGCAAGCGGACTGCGATCATCAGCATTCGGCTATCAGGCCTCAGCGAACGCTACCGACTCGACTGCCGTGGGAACGGCGGCAAGCGCCTCCGGGTTCGGGGCGCTCGCACTGGGCAATGCCAGCAGCGCCAGCGGCAACCGCGCCGTCGCCGTGGGCGATGCAAGTGTTGCAAGCGGCCTGCAGGGCACTGCCGTAGGCTATCAGGCGAGCGCGACGGGTTTAGGCGGAGTGGCGCTTGGTGACGGTGCCGACAGCCGGAATTCCAGATCCATTGCGATCGGCGCGGCGGACGCGACTCATATATCGGCTATTGGCATCGGAAGCGGCGCGACGGCAATTGCGGATCAAGCTATTGCGATTGGTGACACTGTAACTGCGGATGCAAATCGCGCAATTGCGATTGGGCGGTTTGCCTACAGCAATGGAACAGCAGGTATTGCGTTTGGCAACTCCGCTGTGACCCTCGAAATCAATGGCGTTGCGATTGGCAGCAGCGCCTTCAGCAATGCCGCAGGCGCGGTATCTATCGGTGGATCATCCAACTCCGAAGGGCTCAATTCAGTCGCGGTTGGTGCCGACACTTACGCCAATGCCGACGGGGCAATTGCAATCGGTGATGATGCAGAAGGACAAGGAACGGCCTCCATCGCGCTGGGTGCAAGTGTCGCCAATGGACAGGCGAATGACGGCAGCGCCCTTTCGAGCAACACCCAGGCCGACGGTTTCCGCTCCACGGCTCTCGGTGCCGGTGCCACCGTCACAAGCGGCGCGGATGACGCGATCGCTTTGGGCACCTTCGCCGGAAGCTCGGGTGTGGGCGCTATTGCCATTGGCGCGGACGGCGCGGATGCAGAGGATACCTTCTGCATCACGCTCGACGCAGATGGCATCACGTGCCTCGATGAAGGCACCGGACCGGCAGTTGGCGCTCAGGCGAGCGGCAATTACGCCGTCGCTCTGGGGGCGGACAGCAGCGCAGCTGGATCGAGCGCAGTGGCTATTGGAGACCAAGCGAACGCAAGCGGCCTGTCCTCAATCGCTCTGGGAGGCGACGGAACGGATAGCGATTCCAATGGCGCGCAAGCCACCAGCAGTTTCGCCGTCGCTATCGGACCCGACGCTAATGCCTCTTCGGTCAGTACAGTTGCACTTGGCACCGGCGCACTCGCCTCGGGCCTGACAGCCACCGCCCTTGGCGAACGCTCCGAAGCGACAGCTACAAACGCTACTGCCGTTGGATCGCGTGCTTCGGCCAGCGCGACAGACTCATCGGCTTTTGGTGACAGCGCGGAGGCTACTGCTGTAGGGTCTGTCGCTCTCGGCGCCGATGCTAGCGCGCAGGCGGCTGGCAGTATCGCTATGGGCTTCAGCTCGGGCGCGTCCCACGTTGGGGGCGTTGCCGTTGGCGATGACGCCGATGCCGAAGGAACAGGCTCGGTGGCCCTTGGCAAAAGCTCCTCTACAATCGATGACTATTCGATTGCTATCGGAGAGCGTGCGGGCACAGCAGGTGAAGGAGCCATTGCGGCAGGTTATCGCGCCAGTGTCGAGGGTCTGGGGGCCATCGCGATTGGTTCAGAGATAGCAAACGGACAAAACGCTCAAGGTGATGAGATCGGAGAGAGAACCTTCGCCGAAGGCGATCGCTCCATCGCTTTTGGCGCTGGCGCGATCACATCCGCCGACGCGGATGATGCGATCGCTTTGGGCACCTTCGCCGGAAGCTCGGGTGTGGGCGCAATCGCAATCGGCGGAGACGGTGATGATGCAGAGGATACCTTCTGCATTACACTTGACGCAGATGGCGTCACTTGCCTTGATGAAGGAACAAGCCTAGCCACCGGTGCCCAGGCGAGCGGCAATTACGCCGTTGCTTTGGGGTCAGACGCCAATGCGAGCGGATTGCGCTCTGCCGCCATTGGCGACAACGCCGCCGCCACGGGCGATTTCGGCATTGCAATCGGGTATAACTCCGTTGCCAGCGGAAATGACACAGTTGCTATCGGCATTAACGCTGTGGCCCCTGCAAATGACGCTGTCGCGCTTGGCAATGCGGCATTGGCTGGTGGCGCTGATGCTACTGCGTTGGGTGCAGGCGCTTTTGCAGGTGCAAGTGATGCGACTTCAGTCGGTTCAGGCGCCTTGGCTATTGGCGAACGCAGCATTGCTCTGGGTCGAGCCATCATTGCATCAGGCGAAGGCTCCATAGCCATCGGCAGCGACGGACCGGACACCGACGATCCTAACGACAGCTCGGTCCGCATCGGCGCTCTCGCCACGGGCGACTACTCCGTAGCTCTAGGCGCCGACACGGAAGCCAGCGCGGAAAATACCGTGGCCATTGGCGTCGGATCATCGGCCACAGCGGCCCGTTCCGTGGCAATGGGGTATGGCGCAGCAGCGTCGTTCTTTGATGCCATCGCAATCGGCACCAACGCCGTTTCTTCGGGTAACAATTCCGTCGCTATTGGGGAATCAAGTGAGGCCATCGAAGGGTTTTCCGTCGCGCTCGGCGCATTTGCTTCGGCAACTGAGGTCTCGGCAGTCGCGCTAGGGAACGGAACTCTGGCAAGCGAAGGAAGCACAGTGGCCTTGGGTAGTCGTGCGCAGGCAACTGCGGAAAGATCGATCGCGATCGGCTCTCTATCGGTGGCTGATGTGGCCGACACAGTCTCCTTTGGCCGCGCTGAAGTTCTTGATGATCCCGCGACCTCCGGGGTCGACGAAAGTCGGCCAGGCATCACTCGCCGCCTGACATATGTTGCTGATGGCACGGCAGACAGCGACGCGGCGACTGTGGGCCAGCTCAATGCAGCTGTCGCGGGCGCAGGCTTCGCCAGCAGCGACTATGTGATTGTCAATTCGACCGGCAATCCCGCTAGCGCTTCCGGTAGCGATGCGATTGCCATCGGCAGCCAGACCTCCGCAGGTGGAGCAGGGTCGACGGCGATCGGGTTTGATGCTTGGGCCGCAGGCGATGGCGCATTTGCTGGCGGCGAGAACGCCGATGCGCGCGGGACGGCGTCCATTGCTCTCGGCTCGGAAATTTTGAACGGGCAGACCGGAGACGGCTCTCTTGTGCCCTCAAGAACGCTTGCGCGCGGCAATCTCTCCATTGCCTTGGGCGCAGCCGCCACCGTATTCCCTGGTGCTGATCGTGCTATCGCAATGGGCACATTCGCTTTCGCCAGCGGGGAAGGGGCGGTCGCGATTGGCTCTGACGGGACAGACGCAGAGGAAACCTTCTGCATCACTTTCGACGCCGACGGCGTCACCTGCCTTGTCGAAGGGGTCGGTCGCCAGGCCGGGGCGCAAGCCTTGGGAGCATATTCTGTGGCACTTGGGGCAGATAGCTATGCAACCGGCGGCAGTGCAGTTGCCATCGGCGACAACGCCTATGCCTTCGCAGACCAAAGCATAGCTGTGGGCAGAGGCAGCGAGACAAGGGCATTCGATGCCATTGCAGTCGGGTCCAACAGTTTCGCGTCCGGCGTTGGCGCTTCCGCTTTCGGTGTCGATTCAGAAGCGAGTGCGGGTACCAGCCTTGCTCTGGGTTCTTCGGCCCTGGCCAACGCAGTCGATGCGGTCGCGCTGGGATCTGATGCTGTTGCTACTGCCGAAGGAGCGACTGCTATCGGCTTCGCTTCTGTTGCCGATGTCGAGAACACCATTTCGGTTGGTTCGAGCAGCAATCAGCGCCGCATCCTGAACTTGGCCGATGGCACGGCAGACAGCGACGCGGCGACTGTGGGCCAGCTCAATGCGGCGGTCGCGGGCGCTTCCATCCCGCAGATCGCCATCAGAAGTGGTGCTGCCGCAACGGCAACTGGAACTGACTCAATCGCGATTGGTATCAATGCCGTCGCACGAGAAGACGAGACAATCGCATTTGGAGATGGCGCCAACACAAACGCGGAAGCGTCAATCGCAATCGGTGCGGATGCGTCCACAACCGGAAGCGGAAACAACATCGCATTCGGTTTAGGCGCAAGTTCCACAGCCAGAGACTCGGTGGCGATCGGTTCTTACTCGGTTGCGAACCAAGCAAACACGATCTCTGTGGGTTCAGCCGGAGCAGAGCGCCGGATCACCAATGTGGCTGATGGTACAGCCGATACCGACGCGGCGACGATAGCCCAGCTTAACGCTGTGGCGGCGAGCGCAGGCTTCGCCAGCAGCGACTATGTGATTGTCAATTCGACCGGCAATCCCGCTAGCGCTTCCGGTTCCGAAGCAATTGCTATCGGCAGCCAGAGCTCGGCAAGCGCGACACGAACCGTTGCATTAGGTGCCGATGCCTTCGCAAGTGGGACCGGAGCCGTAGCCATTGGCGAAGGCGCCGCTGCTTCCAGAAGCAGTGCGACCGCGCTTGGTACAGGCGCCAATGCGGCGGGCAACTCGGCATTGGCCGCGGGCTCAGGTGCATCGGTCACCGCGGCCAATTCCGTTGCATTGGGCACTGGTTCAGCTGCCTCAGCCACTAGCAGTGTGGCTCTGGGACACGGATCGGTCGCGGATGTCGCGAACACCGTGTCAGTCGGTGACGCGGGTGCGGAGCGCAGGATCGTCAATGTTGCAAATGGCACCGCCAACAGCGATGCGGCGACGGTCGGTCAGGTTAACACGGCAATTGCCGGTATCGCGGCCAATGGCTCCACCTATCTGGCGACCAACTCGAGCGGCACGGCGGCGAGTGCTACTGGCACCGATGCGCTAGCCCTCGGCACCGGAACCACTGCTTCGGGCAGTAACTCCACCGCAATCGGCGGGGATACCCCGGTTGAGAATGATGGCGACGGCGCGGAGGCGACCGGAGACTTTGCAATTGCAGTGGGCAACGATGCCACGGCAAGCGGCGCGCTCAGCTATGCGCTCGGCGCGTTGACCGAAGCGACCGGGATCAACTCGACCGCCATCGGCACTTTCGCGCGCGCGACCGCCAATGGTGCGGTGGCGCTGGGCGGGTCATCAACAGCCTCGGGCGTTAACTCGATGACAGTCGGGCAGGCCGCGACAGCTGCCTTTGACCAGTCACTAGCAATCGGTTTCCGGGCGTTCACCACGCGGGCGAACCAGATCGTGATAGGCGGTCCTTCGGCGACGATCACGATGCCGAGCCTGCCGACCTTAGATTCCAATGCGGCGCAATCCGGATCGCTGTTCTATGTCACGGTCGATGCGGACGGGAATCTTGGCTTTACCGACATGATAACCTCCCCTGGACTGACTACGCACGCTAGCCCAGCTGGCACATCTGCTCCGGCCATTGTAGCTGCAACCCAGCCGACATCGGCACCGACGTCGGTATCGGTACCGGCAACTGCAACTGCAACTGCACCGGCAACAGCAACGGCACCATCCAACGCCCCCGTAATCAGCGCAACCAGCGTGGATGGCGGACCAGCTGGCGTGCCGGGAGCAGGCATCGCAACCGCCGATGCGTCGCGTTCAATCCAGACCAGCACGCCGGCACAAGGCGGCGAGGAATCGGTCGCCCCGGGACGCCCAGTGACGGAAATCGCATCCGAACGCATGCCTGCACGCGTAGCAATGGACGATGCGACACAGAATGTGCCGGAGCCTCCTGCCGATGTTGATTTTGATGCAGGGACGCGGCAGGTCTCCACTCCAGCAAGCAGTGCGCTTGCGGCGGCCAACACGCCAAGCCTCGCGCCTATCGTGAGTCAGGTCACAGATGCACAGTTCAGCCAGCTTGCAAGCCGGGTCACCACTCTCGAAGGGCAGGTCGACACGCTCTTTGACCTTGCCGGAACGATCGACCGCGACGCACAGCGTGGCATCGCGTCGATTGCCGCGCAGGCGAACCCGCACTTCCCGAGCGAAGCTGGCAAGACCAGTTACGCCAGCAATGTGGCGACCTATCGCGGTGAGGTAGGAGTATCGCTGGGTCTGACGCATCGCTTCGAAGGTGACATCGCGATCACCGGCGGGGTCACCTATGCGGGCGGCAACTCAACCGCAGTGCGCGCCGGGATCGCCGGTGAGTTCTGA
- a CDS encoding glutathione S-transferase family protein: MVMLQECDIQTKEVLDWKGLHLFHFKGSTCSQKIRIFLRLKGIEWTSHHLDLARKQHLTPFYMGINPRGLVPTLVHDGKVIIESNDILAYLEAQFPEPALTPSGESGRIATLLKAEDDLHLDIRALTMRFVFPSFLTKRLEKDISAYERAGSGTVEGERDEHREHEMTFWRDMNTNGGITDGQADKAVARFREALNRFEEGLGHHRYLAGDSLTLVDIAWYIYARRLLAAGYPMARWHPSFSAWFDQLDARSEFRDEVPSGGIVGAIAATLHAAQRLKGSTLEDVITKSQRPAT, translated from the coding sequence ATGGTGATGCTTCAGGAATGCGATATCCAGACAAAAGAAGTGCTGGATTGGAAAGGACTACACCTCTTCCATTTCAAAGGTTCGACATGCTCGCAAAAGATCAGGATCTTTTTGCGGCTTAAGGGCATCGAGTGGACCTCGCATCATCTGGATCTGGCGCGCAAACAGCATCTGACGCCCTTCTACATGGGCATCAATCCGCGCGGGCTCGTCCCCACATTGGTGCACGATGGAAAGGTGATTATCGAGAGCAACGATATCCTTGCCTATCTCGAAGCGCAGTTCCCCGAGCCAGCGCTCACCCCCAGTGGCGAGAGCGGGCGCATAGCTACGCTGCTCAAGGCGGAGGATGATCTGCACCTAGATATACGCGCGCTGACCATGCGTTTTGTGTTCCCGTCCTTCCTGACCAAGCGGCTCGAGAAGGACATCTCAGCTTATGAGCGCGCCGGCAGCGGCACAGTCGAAGGCGAGCGGGATGAGCACCGTGAGCATGAGATGACGTTCTGGCGTGATATGAACACCAATGGCGGGATCACAGATGGGCAGGCTGATAAGGCGGTCGCGCGCTTTCGAGAGGCGCTCAATCGCTTCGAAGAAGGGCTCGGTCATCATCGCTATCTGGCGGGTGATAGCCTGACTTTGGTCGATATAGCTTGGTACATTTACGCGCGGCGATTGCTTGCGGCTGGCTATCCGATGGCTCGCTGGCACCCGTCCTTCTCGGCATGGTTTGATCAACTCGATGCGCGCTCCGAATTTCGCGATGAAGTTCCGTCGGGCGGCATTGTAGGCGCGATCGCCGCGACGCTGCACGCGGCGCAAAGGCTCAAAGGCAGCACGCTCGAAGATGTCATCACAAAATCACAAAGGCCGGCAACGTGA
- a CDS encoding AraC family transcriptional regulator produces the protein MTIEDKPLQPMRLDTRGLPLEEGLRLGHDLLGGGNTLLPLPGDPQKFSLSGELWVFAELAATTQIDMNLRWSRQRGTPPVDAIRYHVATEGRLDGIIDGEMGQLVPGDIMVMSNTVPLVADVEAYAGRFVSMSVASLGDERASGFGYKILRADDPETKFIASSIETFINSLKSVDLLTGQRLARMLRGVLETHLDGLLDDVDLTSVGGPKWQAPMLRFIEENLHNSGLSAEMLIESFPASRAVIYRTFEEFGGVSRYISRRRLERALSVMLFDQPDAPVNQIARELGFAGSSQFSTAFKKLYGVPPSEARAAFSVDEQSISAAPGISNQGVLMREMHERSGHV, from the coding sequence ATGACGATTGAAGATAAACCACTTCAGCCGATGCGGTTGGATACGCGCGGGCTCCCGCTCGAGGAGGGCCTGCGGCTTGGCCATGATCTTCTCGGGGGAGGAAACACCCTTCTTCCACTTCCGGGCGACCCGCAGAAATTTTCGCTGAGCGGCGAGCTGTGGGTTTTCGCGGAGCTTGCAGCGACAACCCAAATCGACATGAATCTTCGATGGTCACGTCAGCGCGGCACGCCTCCTGTTGATGCCATTCGTTATCATGTTGCCACTGAAGGTCGGCTCGACGGCATTATCGACGGTGAGATGGGTCAGCTTGTGCCGGGCGATATAATGGTCATGTCGAACACCGTCCCCCTCGTCGCCGATGTGGAAGCCTATGCGGGCCGTTTCGTCAGCATGTCGGTCGCCTCACTCGGCGATGAACGTGCGAGCGGCTTTGGATACAAGATCTTGCGCGCAGACGATCCTGAAACAAAGTTCATCGCTTCTTCGATCGAAACCTTCATCAATAGCCTTAAATCAGTGGACCTGCTCACCGGGCAACGTTTGGCGCGAATGCTGCGGGGTGTGCTGGAGACGCACCTAGACGGCTTACTGGATGACGTTGATTTGACTTCTGTCGGCGGACCCAAATGGCAGGCCCCGATGCTTCGTTTCATCGAGGAAAATTTGCACAATTCGGGATTGTCGGCTGAAATGCTTATCGAGTCATTCCCGGCATCGCGCGCCGTCATCTATCGCACTTTCGAGGAATTTGGCGGTGTGTCCCGGTACATTTCCCGGCGCAGGCTTGAGCGTGCTCTGAGCGTGATGCTCTTCGACCAGCCGGATGCTCCGGTGAACCAGATCGCGCGGGAGCTTGGCTTTGCCGGATCCAGCCAATTCTCGACAGCGTTCAAGAAACTATACGGTGTACCGCCAAGCGAGGCACGGGCGGCATTTTCAGTGGACGAGCAAAGTATTTCGGCGGCGCCAGGGATTTCCAACCAAGGCGTGCTCATGAGGGAGATGCATGAGCGGTCCGGACATGTTTGA
- a CDS encoding bifunctional 3-(3-hydroxy-phenyl)propionate/3-hydroxycinnamic acid hydroxylase yields MTSSATIQTDVAIIGAGPTGLMLANLLGLHGVQTTVFEKRKTPFSEPRAIAFDPETLRLFQTVGCYEALSETLELDVPVHYFNANGKTLAHISDGPPSFGHSGRGTYYQPELEAALIKGLADRPSVTLKRGIEVIGLENGRDAVDLKLRSTSDQMRSCSASYVVDCSGGASAVRGQLGIQFEGSTFREKWLVIDVQGDDYEGREIRFFCDPKRPAVTLPVSKNRRRWEFLVMPGDDEVELASHESARALMAGYGAGKADRIERSLVYTFHARFADRFREGRVLLAGDSAHVMPPFAGQGLNSGMRDAANLAWKLAGAVSGVFSDAILDTYEQERRPHVKAMTDLAIELGGTIMPTSAIKAWFRDRIMLTSWRFQRTRDKMNRGDMIPKPSIAGSPLVNWARSEAVGQMIDQPMVQNGDLRAPLDDLLGLGFAAIGVNCDINEELSWEDQAVLDQIGANRVSLSSGSNAANRRDGNEQAGLLAECFGQGKTIALVRPDRFVIDAFAPSKGPPQLAWISKNYAVNQPTEPHVAAKPPVEA; encoded by the coding sequence GTGACGAGCTCCGCTACAATCCAAACCGATGTCGCGATAATCGGCGCGGGTCCAACCGGGCTCATGCTGGCCAATCTGCTTGGTCTTCACGGCGTGCAAACGACCGTCTTTGAAAAGCGTAAGACGCCGTTCAGCGAACCGCGCGCCATCGCGTTCGATCCGGAAACCTTGCGCCTGTTTCAGACAGTAGGCTGCTATGAAGCGCTTAGCGAAACGCTCGAACTGGACGTGCCGGTCCACTACTTCAACGCCAACGGCAAAACCCTTGCGCACATATCCGACGGCCCTCCTTCGTTCGGCCATTCAGGACGGGGAACCTATTATCAACCCGAGCTTGAAGCGGCGCTGATCAAGGGATTAGCCGACCGACCAAGTGTCACACTAAAGCGCGGTATTGAGGTGATCGGGCTGGAAAACGGTCGCGATGCAGTCGATCTGAAGCTGCGATCAACCTCTGATCAAATGCGATCCTGCTCCGCTTCCTATGTGGTGGATTGCAGTGGGGGCGCGAGCGCTGTGCGAGGTCAATTAGGCATCCAGTTCGAAGGCAGCACATTTCGCGAGAAATGGCTCGTCATCGATGTGCAAGGCGATGATTATGAGGGGCGCGAAATCCGTTTCTTCTGCGATCCCAAGCGCCCCGCTGTGACCTTACCGGTCTCAAAAAACCGTCGGCGCTGGGAGTTCCTGGTAATGCCGGGCGACGACGAGGTTGAGCTCGCCAGTCACGAAAGCGCGCGGGCCCTTATGGCGGGCTATGGAGCAGGCAAGGCGGACAGAATCGAGCGGAGCCTAGTTTACACCTTCCATGCGCGCTTTGCCGACCGTTTCCGCGAAGGGCGCGTGCTGCTTGCGGGGGACTCAGCGCACGTAATGCCGCCCTTTGCAGGCCAAGGCCTCAACAGCGGGATGCGTGACGCGGCAAATCTCGCTTGGAAGCTGGCAGGTGCTGTATCCGGCGTGTTCAGTGACGCTATTCTCGACACCTATGAACAAGAACGGCGACCCCATGTGAAGGCTATGACCGACCTTGCCATTGAGCTTGGCGGCACCATCATGCCGACAAGCGCGATCAAGGCGTGGTTTCGCGATCGGATTATGCTGACCTCATGGCGCTTCCAGCGCACTCGGGACAAGATGAACCGCGGCGATATGATCCCCAAGCCGAGCATCGCAGGATCCCCGCTCGTAAACTGGGCCCGTTCAGAAGCTGTTGGCCAAATGATTGACCAGCCGATGGTTCAGAACGGCGATCTCCGCGCGCCGCTCGATGACCTGCTGGGACTTGGGTTTGCTGCAATTGGTGTGAATTGCGACATCAACGAAGAGCTCAGTTGGGAAGACCAAGCGGTGCTCGACCAGATAGGCGCAAACAGGGTTTCGCTCTCCAGTGGTTCAAACGCCGCCAATCGGCGCGACGGCAATGAACAGGCGGGCTTGCTTGCGGAGTGTTTTGGACAGGGAAAGACCATTGCGCTTGTGCGGCCTGATCGATTTGTGATCGACGCGTTCGCACCTTCGAAAGGTCCGCCTCAGCTTGCGTGGATTTCAAAAAACTACGCCGTAAACCAGCCGACCGAACCACATGTCGCTGCGAAACCGCCAGTCGAGGCTTAG